A window of Solanum stenotomum isolate F172 chromosome 9, ASM1918654v1, whole genome shotgun sequence genomic DNA:
TCTCTTCTACTTTATTTTAGCATGGCTTCTTCATTATTGTATTTCCTTTCAATACTTGATAttgatatgctttacttgagccgagggtgTATCGGAAACAACCcttctaccttcacaaggtataAAGGGGTATGACTGCATACACACTTAACACACCACCATCTCCacaccccacttgtgggattatactTGGTATCTTGTTGTTGTAACCTTGATATCTACTTCACTCAGCTCATACATTTAACGACATcgaatttaaaataatagatcttaaattttattttaaataatatcaCAAGACAACCATACAAACTCATCTACTCTAATAattagcatatcttttgtaacAGGTTTGACTGTAGTACTGTATTTCATTTGCAAGCTTAACACATGAAGGACGTAGCAAAGTCGAAACTCTTATTTTACTTGCTGTATTAAATGGTACTAAATGAACTTATATATGCTGGTCATACCAGTAACCAAAATGTGTGCAAGCAAAACGATATTGGCTGTAAATCTAAACTCATTTTTACCCCACTAGTCTCTTCTTCTAGTAAATGTCATTGCATGATGACTAGTGGAGTAAAACGAGTTTAGATTTACAGCCAATAATATCTGCTAGTTCACTCACATTTTCTGAGGCGAGGAAAACGGAAATCAGTTAAAAGGATCAAGAATGCTCTAAAACTGAGTAACAAAAAGCTCACATGGTATGGACAAACAAAGCAAGAGCTTTTCCCACTTCCTGAGGCAAGAAGAGAGGCATGATGCCGACAAACATTGTGAAAAGCATGTATTTTTCCACCATCATCTCGACATACAACATACTCGACATTCCCCAATCTGTATTTCAACGATTAGCTACTTGAACAGAACATATAAGGCATATAAGTTGACCTCAAGAATAACACGAACGAGAGTTGGTACCTTCCAGTGAAATATTGCCTAGGCTCTTTGATCTGTTCAGTGTACCCTGAAATTgcagaaaagtcacaattcaGAGAGCAGAATAACTCAATACTCTCTTTTTACTTGTCCTATTGTCAATACAATTACCACAATTTCGTTCCCCGTGATCAGGTATCTTACCATCGCGTTAGGATATAGCATCCTAACCAGATTGCACTCACATTGAATTGAACTTTGCAAGCTACACTTTGAAAATATGCCTTAAAAGAGCTCTCATAACAGTATACACAAAACACTTCAACAACGTTAGACTAAATTTTTCTCTATTCCCATCACGGAAATACACTTACACATGAAAAAGTAcacacaaaaagagaaaaaacacaCACACCAAGTCACCAACTACTGATACAGTTGCAAATGAAGAAGGATTCCCTTCCCTCCCATGTATAATAGtactctctccgtttcaatttgttcgtctagtttaagaaagtaaacaaGACTTTCGAATTTTGTGGACTTAAACTAGATAGgtagaatgtatcaaaaatatcttttaatccTATAATCTTCAACATGCCACAcgaaaaaattgtaattaaagAGTTACTAGGAATAAATTATGATCTTAAACCTGCCACGTGAAAAATTGTAACCTAAGAGTTGCTAAGAGTAAATACTATCCAAAGTATCAATcttcaaacaaaaattaagaCAAAGCAAGAATAAAATACTATCCAAATTATCAATCTTTAAACAGAAATTCAGAGAAAGTAAGAATAAATACTATATAAAGTATCAATCtttaaacaaaaatttcaaGGATGATAAAGAAGCATAtagtccaacaatagttgtccactatttaCTTGACACAAAAATTAAGAAGCGGATAATTTTACCAAATCATCCATATTAAATACAAGTCATCTAAAcaacaagggtaaaatagacctAACATGTTGAATTATTCATTGGTTTTATAAAATGGTTGGACGTCTCAGAATAATAGTATAGTAGATAAGTAAAAATGGACGGAGAGATGTCAATAAGATAAGAAAAGATGTCGTACCAACAGCTTGCCAACCTTTGAAGAAGACTTGATTGAGTTCATGAGTGTAAAAACAAGAGTCAGTATACCAAGAACTAGGTGGGGTGATGNTTGAGCAAccaattataaattttgaactttgaTGAGTAGTTAGCAAACTTCCAACTCATATGACTAATAACTtgagcaaaaataaaaatacaatttacaacaattagaaattcatataaaataaaattaaagaattctaatagagaaattacaaaaaatagagaagaaaaatatacaacatACACATCCTTCTTAAGACTTTTTTTCATAacaatatatatggaaaaagaaatagagaattggtacacaatttttattactattttgtaACATCTGCAGAGAAGcaatagtcaattgtgatagagataatatctctattttgcaaatttaatttaaaacagTCAGAAAACAtggtaaaagaaaataaaaaagcattctaaaaataagaaagcataaacttaacaataaaaaaacataaattgcGAAAAGATTCCAATGGCAAAGAGATCAACAAGATACCCAATTTTTACCTTTGGAAAAACACAACATATATACTTATGAAAGATTTATCCATAAATTTCATGTGTATCACTACTAAATGATGTATGAACATTAAACTTCAGAAAACCAAATAAGCACAAAAATACTGCAAAGCAACAACAATAGCAAATGCATATATTAAGTAGGACgttaggcgtttggccatgcgatatcataCCACGATAAAGTATGAATTGATTTagtgaatataaataagaacggagGGAGTGATCtttttggtttttcaaaataagaaaaactttTTTTCGCCTACATATGGAAGTGtttaaaacaatttaatatgaaaaaggaCAAAATTGGTGATGTATTTGTTGATAATCACTACTTCCAATATGTTTGACGAAATGAATGCACTGAAAATGTATGTAATTGCACACAAGTGGAACAAGGCAGGGACCATTATGATATTAACACACAAGTTTGTACAATGTTACATAATTATTGCGAGAATACCAAAAAAGTGATGAAATACTTATGatctatgagcatgaaaatatagttgcaaatgatattgaccaacaaatgactcaaaatAACAATGTTGGTTGGTCTTCTCGGTCATATGattgagaaatgcaagttcaatgtgaggagattgtccgtactatgtgggagaattatattaaagattttttttccaaatattgTCCATTAAATAGAATAGACTGCTCCGtctattccatattaattgaattttaagccttttttttaattatttaaagtaCTGTGCTGTTgaaataagatgaaaatatacatGAATCAATCAGAAAGATTTTGATATAGAAGGGTGTGAAAATGATGCATAGCCTTCTCAACTTGTGGCGCGTAGCGGCCAGAGCAGTATGCAGGTGATTCAAGGCCTCGTTGAACAGCTTCACATAACTTTATATCCTCCATCTGTTAATTGTAATCAGCAATGTTATTATAATGAGTATGAAAGCATACAGATTGCAATTTACTGTGTACCTGCACTGTCTCACTATCCTCGAGACTCTGTGCGATAAAACTCTCATCACCCTGTGAACAAAGATGATGATGAAATTGCTAGCTCCAAGTAATACCTTTTATCTTGCATCTTCTATTCAAAAGGATCTTACTCAATTCAATAGAAACTTAACTTCTACcccacttttttttcttttcaggcTAAATTGTTGGGACGGAGAGTAAGAAAACATATTGTGTACTACATTTACCTTGACAGATGAATCAAGAAAGTAGTCAAATATCACTAGACATTTCCGTGGCCCTTGAGGCAGTACAAGATTCGTGTCCATCCAAGGACCGTACCTACACAAAGCTCCAGAGTTTAGTTTTACAAGAATTGCAGGTCATGACGTTTATGTATATGTTAATGAAGCACCAACCTGTTGATCATGAAGTTGGGATACACAAATGCATATAAAGCTTTTGATCCGAGTCGATCAAAGTCTTGGTCCTTTTCTGCACTACCAGTTTCACATCGTTGGATGCTGACTTTCTCAAATATCTGATTCATTATTAGGAGTTACACGCAACAATAGAAGTATATAGAATGATAAAGCTGATGTTGGACATACAGTGGTAGAGTACGAGTCAAGTGTCAGACCCGAAGCAAGACCTTTATGAGCATATGGTACATGATAACCACCATCCAAGTAGTTGTCACAGAAAACCTGCAAGAGAAGAGACTAGACTGGTTTGAAACTCTGAGTTTGAAAATTTAGCATGATTCTGGGATCAAGCTTATAATCAGATAGTAATGTCAAATAACTTTCTCGACCACTAAAATGCATAGCTAAGAGGAGGAGAAATCATAATGTGAGAACTAACTAACCTTCCAGTTACACTCAATGGTGTATTCACGTCTGCATAAAAAACTCAATGAAGAATCCACTCCACCATCAGCCAAGATTTGGGATGAACTACCCAACCATTCGTTTCCAACCAAGTCAAAATCGGATTCTTGTTCAGGCAAAACTCCATTTTCAAAATTGACAAGTATGAATGGTCCCCATACAGCTACTCTCATTGGGACTAGTCCCATCTCCTATCCTTCATAAAGAAGACCAAATCACCCCGACATTATACATAACGACCATGAAGTGagaatataacatatatttattaCATACATTC
This region includes:
- the LOC125875798 gene encoding choline monooxygenase, chloroplastic-like → MVVLQKFTSFHQFNKHKLSSPLKIQFFTCSVKSKKHHLSFKISCDYNQKLVLEFDPKIPIEEAITPPSSWYTDSCFYTHELNQVFFKGWQAVGYTEQIKEPRQYFTGRLGNVEYVVCRDDSGKIHAFHNVCRHHASLLASGSGKSSCFVCPYHGWTYGLDGALLKATRITGIKNFKVNEMGLVPMRVAVWGPFILVNFENGVLPEQESDFDLVGNEWLGSSSQILADGGVDSSLSFLCRREYTIECNWKVFCDNYLDGGYHVPYAHKGLASGLTLDSYSTTIFEKVSIQRCETGSAEKDQDFDRLGSKALYAFVYPNFMINRYGPWMDTNLVLPQGPRKCLVIFDYFLDSSVKGDESFIAQSLEDSETVQMEDIKLCEAVQRGLESPAYCSGRYAPQVEKAMHHFHTLLYQNLSD